The window CAACCAATTGCTGCACATGAAAAGGCAAAATGAACTCTAGGATCTCCATAAGGAATAATCACTTTACCTTTTTCAATTTGATCCAGTGTCAGCATTTCTCCTCCAACATTATGCTTCACCTTATCAAAAAAGCCGTTTTTATCTAATGCAGATTTAAGCGGGTAATATTCTGTAATTTGTCTGATTACTATAATGTTATAAGCATTTATGTATAATGCTTTGATTTCATTATCAGATAATGTATTTATATTAATAGTAGCTAATGATTTGTATAGTTGATCAACTTCATCAAAGTTATTTTTCAAATTTTTGTAATCGACTTTACCGTCCATTACATATTTTTTAAGAAATTGATTTGCTTGCTGATTGAAATCTCTAAGCTCTTGTCTGTAAGCCATTAAGCTAATACTCGAAAAAATGATGGCGAAAAAGGTTAAATTTATTTTTTTCATAATTAATTAGTTTTTCATCAACAACGAGAACATTTTAAGTTTGGATTGCTTTTTATTGTCTTCGAAATGACAATTGATTAGTTTTAATAAGCTTAAAATTGAAAATCGTCTAACAGAGCCCTAGAAAATAGCTTATGCGTAATATTGTAATAATTGGAAATGGTATTTCGGGTATCACAGCCGCAAGGCATATTAGAAAAAAAAGTGATGATGCTATTACCATCATTTCCGCAGAGACCGATCATTTTTTCTCTAGAACAGCTTTGATGTATATTTTTATGGGGCACATGAAGTATGAGCATACAAAGCCTTATGAAGACTCCTTCTGGAAGAAAAATAAGCTCGATTTATTAAAGGATAAAGTTGAATCCATTGATTTCAAAACTAAGGAACTATACCTAAAGCAGTCTGATAATATAAAATATGATGTTTTGATTTTAGCCTTAGGTTCTAAGCCTAATAAATTTGGATGGCCCGGGCAAGATTTAGATGCGGTTCAAGGGTTATATTCTTATCAAGATTTAGAATCAATGGAAAAGTGGTCTGAGTCAACTCAAAAAGCAGCAATTGTAGGTGGTGGCCTTATCGGTATAGAAATGGGGGAGATGCTCCATGCACGTGATATAGAAGTAACATTTATAGTTAGAGAATCTAGTTTTTGGAATAATGTTTTACCTCCTGAGGAATCGGATATGATAAATCGCCATATTCAAAAACATGGATTTAAGTTACTTTTAGAGTCTGAAATTTCTGAAATACTAGATGATGGCAATGGACGTGCAACTGCGGTTAAGCTTCAAAATGGAGAAGAGATTGAGGCTCAATTTGTTGGGTTAACGGTTGGTGTTTCTCCAAATGTTGATTTCTTAAGAAAATCTGATTTAAAGGTAGAAAAAGGAATTATTGTAAACGAATTCTTTGAAACCAATCAAGATCAAGTTTATGCCATAGGTGATTGTGCCCAGTTTGAAAATGCCCCTGCAGAAGATAGAAGGCCAATTGAACAAGTATGGTATACAGGACGTATGCATGGTGAAACTGTGGCTAGGACTATCACAGGAACTAAAACTTCCTACAAACCAGGGGTGTGGTTTAATTCAGCTAAATTCCTAGATATTGAATATCAAACCTATGGACAAGTGCCAAATTTTCCTGATGATGAAAATGAAGTGCATTTTTATTGGGAGCATCCTAATGGAGAAAAATCTATTCGCTTAGTTTTTAATAAAGATAATAAATTCCTAAAAGGAGTGAATGTGATGGGGATTCGTTTTCGCCATGAAATATGCGATAAGATGATCAAAGAAAAGTGGGAGATGAAAAAAGTGTTTCAAAATTTAAAGTCAGCCAATTTTGATCCCGAATTTTTCAAGACCTATGAAAATGAATTGATTGAAATGTACAATAACAGATATCCTGAAGAGGCTGTGAAAGTAAAAAGAAATAAAATATTAGGATTATTTTAATATATCATGAAGAGCTTGAAAATTATACATAAAGTAGGTTTAATAGTATTTACAATTGGTTTTTTTACTTTCTTAAGTTTATTCTTCTTAAGTAAATTCCAGCTTGATCAGTCATTATTAAAGCAAGAGTTAGGAGAATCAAACTATGAAATTGTCGAAAGCTTTAATTTAGATATTTATCAAAACGAATATCAAAGTCAATTTTCATTTGTAAATGATGTGAAATCAATATTTGATATTCTTAACCAAAAAATTCAATCAGATTATCAGATCAATAAATCTCTGGCTGAGGAGATTGTAAACCGCAATGAAGGAAATACATTTGATGAATCAACCATAGCATCATCTTTTGAGAAAAATGATAGTGAAGTTACCCAATGGCAGTTAAAGCAATTTCAGGATTATACTTCATGGATGAGTGGAAGAGAATTTGATTCAAAAACTGAAATGAAATCTCAATTGGAGAAAGTAATTAGTGATGTAAATAATTCTATTATTTCTCAGAAAGGATTCAGTGATAATAATGTTAAAAATACAGTTTTCAGTATTGTAAAGCAGTCTCATTCAGCTATTATAGCTCAAAACCCATTATTATGGCTGCTATTATCTATTGGAATTCCAATTTTAGGAGCTTTATTGTATTTGCTACCTCGGTTAAGGACAGAATCAGCAGGCATTAAAAATGATGGTATTTTTCACAGCTCTTTAAAAAATAGAGGGTGGATTGGTATTTTATTGGGGAGCTTCCTTATTGGCTTCTACATATTTCTTTATTGGTTTCCTGAATATATGACCAGCTGGATTATCATAGTAGATCCTGTAAGTGAATTGTTAAGCGGGAATCCTGCAAGTCAATGGTTTATGTATGGTTTCTTATATACCCTAGCCATATTGGTAATGGGTATTAGGATGATATTAAAATACAGACATAGCCCGTATCAAATGGTTAGAACAGTTTCTGTCATGTTCTTTCAATTAGCATTTGCTTTCGTAATACCTGAAATTTTGGTTCGCTTGAATCAACCCTATATGGATTTAAAAAATATGTGGCCATTAGATTATGATTTTTTCTTTGATTATCAATTGAATGAGAAAATAGAGGCAGGTACTATCGGTATTTTTATGCTAGGTTGGGGAATTGCCTTGTTTGTTATTGGCGTACCTGTATTTACTTATTTGTATGGGAAAAGATGGTATTGTAGCTGGGTTTGTGGCTGTGGTGGACTTGCTGAGACTTTGGGAGATCCTTATAGACAATTATCAGATAAATCTTTAGGGGCTTGGAAAATTGAGCGTTGGATGGTTCACAGTGTCTTGGTTTTTGCTGTATTGATGACTGCAGCAGTGCTTTACACGTATTTTTCGGGTAACTCAAATGTGCTAGGAATTAGCAGTTATCAAATAAGAGCTGTTTATGGCTTTGGGGTTGGTTCAGTATTTTCTGGTGTTATCGGGACGGGATTTTATCCTTTGATGGGGAATCGAGTTTGGTGCCGCTTTGGATGTCCTTTAGCAGCTTATTTAGGAATAGTACAGCGTTTTAAATCTCGATTTAGAATTACAACAAATGGAGGGCAATGTATATCATGTGGGAATTGCTCAACCTATTGTGAAATGGGAATTGATGTTAGATGGTATGCACAGAGAGGTCAAAATGTTGTGCGTGCGAGTTGTGTAGGATGTGGTGTATGCTCATCAGTTTGCCCAAGAGGAGTGTTAAATCTTGAAAATAGAGATGAAGACGGAAGATTTAACCAACCGTCACTAATCGGTAATGATAGTTTTGATAAGTGATGATAGACATCACCGAACTTTATGAATAGTATTTTTATTTTATATTTGTATAACACAAATATGATTCATACATGAATATTACAACTACCCTTCCCAAAGATGTTATAGATTTATTAGCTAAGAAAGCTAAAGAACTTAATTTGCCCAAGAATAAGATTATTGAAAGAGCCTTAAAAGTTTATTTGGAGAATATTGAAAAGGCAGAATATGCAAAATCATACAAACAAGCATCTACAGATACAGATCTATTGCAGATCGCAGAGGAAGGTATGACTGATTATTGGAAGCAACTCAATGATTCTGAAAAAGCATGAGACAGGCGGAAATTTGGAATGTTGATTTAAATCCAGTTAGGGGCAGTGAACAGGCTGGATTTAGACCAGTAGTAATTGTCAGCGGTAATTTAGCTAATCAATATTTAAATACGGTGATTGTTTGTCCATTTACTACTAAGGTAAAAGAGTATAAAGGGAATCCTATTTTGAAACCAGATGCGAAAAATAGATTAAAGGAAAAATCCGAGATATTAGTTTTTCATATTAGGTCTGTGTCAAAAGAAAGATTTATAAATAAGATCGGTGAAGTTTCTGCAGATTGTATACAAGAAATCAAGAAAACGTTGGGAGATATTTTAAAATATTAATTACTCCATCAAGCCTTTTATGAAATCAGTCACTAAATAAGAGAGTAATTTACCGGTTTGAGGGTCTTCTAGTCCGTTGTCTAATTTTGCTGCTGCTTCACAGATATGGAAGTAACTTGGCTTTAATTGGTAAGCAGTATTGTATGCATATTTACGTGCTTCCAATGCACTAAAACCAGTTGGTGTCATGGCCGAACTTAAAACATTTTCAACACTATCCATATCAAGTTCAATACCCGCTATTCCTTTTGTGTTTTCTATAAAATGATGTAAAGCTTTATCGAAACTTATTTTATTTCTAAGATAAATATCTTCATAGAAATACCATTGAATATCTTTTTGCTTGCTCATTTCTTCAAGCATTGTCTGACTATTATAATTTTCATGCAGACCTAATATATGATAAGGTCCAAGGAATCCCTCATGCCTAGCACTGCTGAAAGGATTACCACTGTGTCTTCCTTCCAATTTCCTGAAATCAGCATGTGCATCCATATTAATGACAGAAACTGGAGCATTTTTAGCTTGGCTTACGCCTTTAATTATTGGATACGCATTGGCATGACTTCCGCCAATAATTATCACTCTTTTTCCGGCTAGACTGATTTTTTCAATTAGCGGACTTATGGAATCATCTATCAAACTAACTTTTTCTCTATAGTCTTCTGTTGACTCACATTCTTGAAAGATTTCCTGAAATTGGAAGCTTCCTAAAATATGAATATGCTCTCCTGCTAGTCTGACAGTATTTTGAACATTGACAAAAGCATCTAAAAAGGCATTCCAAGCAGTGTGTGTCCCTGATTTTCCTAAATTACCTTTTACACCTATTGATTCTTCTATTCCTATAATTACGTATCTTGCAGTACTATTTTCAAAGTCTGAACCATAGCTAATTTTTTCTCCAATCTTAATTTCACCCTCTCTTTTATGGGTTAATGTAAAGAGTGTTTCCTTATCTAGGTATTTAAAATTTGCTATATCCATGAGCCGTTAATCATTACTTTGTCAATACTTTGAGAACCAAAAGCATAAGGTAAATAAGCTAATGAGGGAATTTCTTTAGTGAGAACTAGATTAGCTCTTTTTCCACGGGTAATTGATCCTACTTCTTTTTCTGATTCCATAGCAAATGCTCCATTGAGGGTTGCGGCATTAATTGCTTCTTCTGGAGTCATTTTCATTTGAATACATGATAATGCAATCAATAAAGGGATGTTTCCACTAGGAGAGGAGCCAGGGTTATAATCTGTCGCTAATGCAACAGCAGCACCTGCATTAATTAATTCTCTTGCAGGAGGATATTGCATTCTTAAGAAAAATGCGGCAGATGGAAGTAGGGTTGAAATAATATCATGAGACCCTAGTAGCTCAATTTCTTCTTTACCTAATGTTTCCAAGTGATCGACTGAAAGCGCATTAGTTTTTATCCCTAATTGAACACCACCGCTATTATTTAGCTGGTTAGCATGAATTTTTCCTTTTAAACCATATTTTGCACCTGCATTTAATACCTTTTCGCTCATTTCCTGATCGAAGAATCCTGTTTCGCAGAAAACATCTATATAGTCCGCTAGATTTTCTTCTGCTACAGCTGGGAGCATTTCTTCAGTAACGATTTTAAGATATGCTTCTTTATTCTCTTTGTACTCAACTGGGAAGGCATGTGCCCCTAAAAAGGTAGATTTAATAGGTATATCAACACTTTCTTTTATCCTTTTTACTACT is drawn from Marivirga arenosa and contains these coding sequences:
- a CDS encoding DUF547 domain-containing protein is translated as MKKINLTFFAIIFSSISLMAYRQELRDFNQQANQFLKKYVMDGKVDYKNLKNNFDEVDQLYKSLATININTLSDNEIKALYINAYNIIVIRQITEYYPLKSALDKNGFFDKVKHNVGGEMLTLDQIEKGKVIIPYGDPRVHFAFSCAAIGCPELADFAFTADNLDAQLNERTRNSINNPDFIKVNNQENKVEISMIFKWYDRDFKMKAENVMAYINKYRNQKIPSNYDYSFYEYDWGLNIQ
- a CDS encoding NAD(P)/FAD-dependent oxidoreductase — protein: MRNIVIIGNGISGITAARHIRKKSDDAITIISAETDHFFSRTALMYIFMGHMKYEHTKPYEDSFWKKNKLDLLKDKVESIDFKTKELYLKQSDNIKYDVLILALGSKPNKFGWPGQDLDAVQGLYSYQDLESMEKWSESTQKAAIVGGGLIGIEMGEMLHARDIEVTFIVRESSFWNNVLPPEESDMINRHIQKHGFKLLLESEISEILDDGNGRATAVKLQNGEEIEAQFVGLTVGVSPNVDFLRKSDLKVEKGIIVNEFFETNQDQVYAIGDCAQFENAPAEDRRPIEQVWYTGRMHGETVARTITGTKTSYKPGVWFNSAKFLDIEYQTYGQVPNFPDDENEVHFYWEHPNGEKSIRLVFNKDNKFLKGVNVMGIRFRHEICDKMIKEKWEMKKVFQNLKSANFDPEFFKTYENELIEMYNNRYPEEAVKVKRNKILGLF
- a CDS encoding 4Fe-4S binding protein, which encodes MKSLKIIHKVGLIVFTIGFFTFLSLFFLSKFQLDQSLLKQELGESNYEIVESFNLDIYQNEYQSQFSFVNDVKSIFDILNQKIQSDYQINKSLAEEIVNRNEGNTFDESTIASSFEKNDSEVTQWQLKQFQDYTSWMSGREFDSKTEMKSQLEKVISDVNNSIISQKGFSDNNVKNTVFSIVKQSHSAIIAQNPLLWLLLSIGIPILGALLYLLPRLRTESAGIKNDGIFHSSLKNRGWIGILLGSFLIGFYIFLYWFPEYMTSWIIIVDPVSELLSGNPASQWFMYGFLYTLAILVMGIRMILKYRHSPYQMVRTVSVMFFQLAFAFVIPEILVRLNQPYMDLKNMWPLDYDFFFDYQLNEKIEAGTIGIFMLGWGIALFVIGVPVFTYLYGKRWYCSWVCGCGGLAETLGDPYRQLSDKSLGAWKIERWMVHSVLVFAVLMTAAVLYTYFSGNSNVLGISSYQIRAVYGFGVGSVFSGVIGTGFYPLMGNRVWCRFGCPLAAYLGIVQRFKSRFRITTNGGQCISCGNCSTYCEMGIDVRWYAQRGQNVVRASCVGCGVCSSVCPRGVLNLENRDEDGRFNQPSLIGNDSFDK
- a CDS encoding ribbon-helix-helix domain-containing protein; this encodes MNITTTLPKDVIDLLAKKAKELNLPKNKIIERALKVYLENIEKAEYAKSYKQASTDTDLLQIAEEGMTDYWKQLNDSEKA
- a CDS encoding type II toxin-antitoxin system PemK/MazF family toxin, which translates into the protein MRQAEIWNVDLNPVRGSEQAGFRPVVIVSGNLANQYLNTVIVCPFTTKVKEYKGNPILKPDAKNRLKEKSEILVFHIRSVSKERFINKIGEVSADCIQEIKKTLGDILKY
- a CDS encoding formimidoylglutamase, whose translation is MDIANFKYLDKETLFTLTHKREGEIKIGEKISYGSDFENSTARYVIIGIEESIGVKGNLGKSGTHTAWNAFLDAFVNVQNTVRLAGEHIHILGSFQFQEIFQECESTEDYREKVSLIDDSISPLIEKISLAGKRVIIIGGSHANAYPIIKGVSQAKNAPVSVINMDAHADFRKLEGRHSGNPFSSARHEGFLGPYHILGLHENYNSQTMLEEMSKQKDIQWYFYEDIYLRNKISFDKALHHFIENTKGIAGIELDMDSVENVLSSAMTPTGFSALEARKYAYNTAYQLKPSYFHICEAAAKLDNGLEDPQTGKLLSYLVTDFIKGLME
- the hutI gene encoding imidazolonepropionase, which gives rise to MILTNIKSLFGIREENKLLRGNELSTLPSIENAYLKIKDGKISAYGDMDSLTVDSNDEIYDVKGQSILPAFCDSHTHIVFAGSRESEFVDKIKGLSYAEIAAKGGGILNSAKKLAKTSEDELYEQAMKRVIEVMHLGTGALEIKSGYGLTVEAELKMLRVVKRIKESVDIPIKSTFLGAHAFPVEYKENKEAYLKIVTEEMLPAVAEENLADYIDVFCETGFFDQEMSEKVLNAGAKYGLKGKIHANQLNNSGGVQLGIKTNALSVDHLETLGKEEIELLGSHDIISTLLPSAAFFLRMQYPPARELINAGAAVALATDYNPGSSPSGNIPLLIALSCIQMKMTPEEAINAATLNGAFAMESEKEVGSITRGKRANLVLTKEIPSLAYLPYAFGSQSIDKVMINGSWI